The Anguilla rostrata isolate EN2019 chromosome 1, ASM1855537v3, whole genome shotgun sequence nucleotide sequence acttctgcgtTGAATCTACGGTGTAGGTACGGCGTAGCCACATTCCCTATGCCGTAGCCTATGCCGTAGCCTGAAGTGCACCTACCCAGAAATGTAACTATACATCGTGGCGACACAGACCGCAACAACTGTGATTGGTCTGCTTGGTAGCATCGCATTTCCTCCTACGCATTTCCAACTAGCGTTTTGGTGGTGTATTGCAGAGCGACGCAGACAGACCAGTGCACAAGTATAAATGCTCACAACGGCGTAGGCCACTTGCGTAGGCTACGGTGTAGGCTCTGCGTAGATTCAAcacagaagtataaatcaggcttaagTAAGTAGGGTTTATGGAGACCAGTCTCATCACACAAGAGGGTCTCTGCTCCCTCCAGTGTATCTCTTGTACTCCTCTGACATAATGACTGCACAGTTCAGCGGGTGGACTGCAGCAGAAAAGAGGAGCTGGCCCGTGCTTTAGATGAGACCACGTGTTTGTCTGCACTCCCCAGAACTGAATGTGATTGGGCAttcaaaaactatttaaattaaaagaaaaacacaaatggtttataaaaaaaacatgctgataaatgcaaaataacagtTGTAGCTTAAACAAGTGATACATAACTAAAATGTCTTAAatatataatgatataataTAATGATATAATGGTATAAAGCAATGTTGGTGAGGAGTGTGAAACATTGCTGACATGTTCTGTAGAGGTGTCTAAagcctgctctgctctgctctgctgacTGTGTGACTCTGCAGAGCTGGAGTGCAGAGACGGGGCGCTGGACTTGGTGTTCGTGATTGACGGCTCTAAGAGCCTGGGCCCTGCCAACTTCCAGCTGGTGAAGCAGTTTGTGATCGGCATCGTGGACGCGCTGGACGTGTCGCCCACGGCGACGAGGGTGGGGCTGCTGCAGTACTCCACCAAGGTGCGCGCCGAGTTCACCCTGGGCCAGCTGTCCTCCGGGGAGGACGTCAGAGAGGCGGTCTCCCGCGTGCAGTACATGGGCCGGGGGTCCATGACGGGCTCCGCCCTGCGTCACATGTTCGAGTTCAGCTTCTCCGCCAAGGAGGGGGCTCGGCCCGACGCCCGCCGCATCTGCATCGTGTTCACCGACGGACGGTCCCAGGACGACGTCTCCAAATGGTCCACCAAAGCGCAGGAGTCCGGTAACGTGCCACATTAGCGAAGAATTCTCACGCCATGCATGATTAGCTGcagtatttaaatattacaatgaAACATTTACCAAATCCCAAAAACCCCAATCTTCTGTATAGCAACCACATTGAGTGGATGCACATGATCCTGTAACATGATCATGTCACATGAGACCAAAGAATGCGCGATTAATTGCCATAGTCTGATGTTTACTGTGAAGTATTTAGAAAGACCTGAACTATATAATAACCATGTTGAAAAAAGAATGTAGTCAGTTTTTGTAGCGATGCAACATGCCCTTTGTGATTGTGTCTTGCTAAACTCCCAGGCATCACAGTCTACGCAGTTGGCGTTGGGAAAGCCATAGAGGAAGAACTTCGGGAGATCGCTTCAGCACCAGACGACAAGCACTTGTTTTACGCAGAAGATTTTAGCCTCATGGGTCAAATTACAGACAAACTGAAGTCACGGATTTGTAAAGGTACTCCCCAAAATAAAGCTGAGGTCTCAAAGGTGCTCTGGGAGACGCTAGAAAAACACCAGCGCGTGAGATGAATGGTGTGGTCATTCTGAAAACAGAAGACCACGGTGCATGGCCTTGTCTCGTTTTACATTATAAATGCCCTGCATTTTCACGTCATACaaactgtgtgtgctgtgtaaacCGGTACAAGATACTTTGGTGGTTTTCTTTATTAATAGTGATGCAGTTCCTATTACATGCTCTGAAACAGTTTCTTCGTGCTGATTATCCTCTTGAGTGCTGATTAAAAGAGACTAGAGAGATGCTTTTCTAAACCTTTGATTATCAAACACTAATCACTCTGTTTAACTGAAAATCTGCCAATGGTTATGTGTTTGGAACTGCCAACAGTAAAAACCAGTTTAAGAACCATAATTACACAGATTActaaataacagaaaaacataaatcgtgatttaaaaaattgtaataagGATTTCATTCTGTCTAGGTACTAGCTGCAATATTAAGATCAATTTCCATCTGCCTAGTATAACATGCTTATCAGATATGTTCTGCGTATTTGAGCTatgctgttttcatttcttttcagtttctgtatgtagcaaaacattccattttgGCTGTGCAATTCTCCACAACTCAGTAACTGTTTTATAGGATGTATCCCCAGTGGTCGGAGGATAGGCACGTTGTTGCTGATGGAGTTAGAATGTCTTTTTTCTAACTGGATCACACAATTCTTAAGGGAAATACCCTGGTCTGTGCCAGCAGCTAAGAATTTCTTTTTCAGACCATAAAACCATGTCTATGCAGTTGTATGGTGAAGTGCTTTGTCATTTAGAATGTCATTCCATAACTGGCTAGAATTAACCCACAGCAGTATTTCCAGTGCTTGCTAATTATGTTCAAAACAAGGTTACATGCCTACAGAggcagtgtatgtgtgaaaaCAATAGCTTTGACAGTAAATTGCATAGAAAAACCTCCACCTGTTTTATGAATTGAGCTCCCTGCATTTTCAATAAgctaataatttaaaaataatacttatctgccccctgctggtgactTGCATGAATTATAGATAAACTCACCCAGAGGTCAAGCTCATTCCAGATTTCATTTTTCCTGATGATTCCTTTGAAGAATGATCCCAGCTGTTTCCTTTGAAAGTCTTACTGGAAGCTGTATTAGTTTGCCATGCATTAATACCCTCCTTTAAAAAGAACCACCTGTGGGTTTATCTTATTAGCGCCTCCCTTTCCCACGATGACAGCATCTCAGAAAGGCATGTTTTTGTGTCCTCACAGAAAAGCCCTCCAATGAAGACCTGTGCAAATGTGAACATATGGTAAGCTTCCAAAGCCAGGCCACAGAACAGCTGCGGATGCTGAGCCAGAGACATATCCTTTAAGGCTTCAGAgagcaggtactgtatatacaaGATGGAGTTAAAACGCCCCCTTACTGCAGTGCTGTTTGTCTTTATCTCTGAGAAGCACAATCAGTTGTTCTCAATATTGTTCTCATATTTACTTAGCGTAGCTCTATTTGAAGACCACCTGTTTCATAATCAGATGCCAGTCATGGTGGAAACGTTCGTTTTGTGAAATCTCAGTTTGCGTTATTCCCTTAATCCTTCAACACTGGAAGCTGTGACGAAGAGGCTGGAGATGCTGGAGAACCGCTTGGGACATAACTGATTCCTCTGAGATATCCGCTCCATATGTGATATAATTCAGAAGAAAACTCATTCAAGACGTTGTCTTATGAACGAGGACTGCTTTAAAACAAATTCAGTTTCCAGCACTGAAACAGAAGTtaagctattttttttactgattgagatatttatatacattgagatattttatgttttatgcattaCAGACATGTCTCTGCTACCTGCTGGTATTTGGGaggcctttttttctttacttatgTTGCTGTGTATAAAGTGTATGTAAAGTGCTGTGCATCTATGCATGCTCAACATGCATAGTTATACTTCATTTAGAGAACCTGTTTTATACTGTCAAGAAAAGAgtgtcacatttcatttttaaattgtgaaataaacaattttagTAATTACATCTGCGGTCTTCTCCCCTTTTAAGGATAACCCATGATTtaatatgcaaaacattttttgctccCATATGTGATAAGTGCTGTTCAGTATAAAGCGTATCCTATTCCACACTGATTAACCCATGGCAAATACCTGATCGAATTGGGTTTATAGTCTGTAGTCTGTGATGCAAAATGCAGCTGCTCAAAGCGTCATAGATTCATATTCTAAGCCACATCTAATCATAGcggcaggatggtagatctccaggaacagggttggttaccactgtctAGTCTGTACAGTAACTCCAAGAAAGTCCGGTGAGATATCACAAAGGATGAAAGGCCAGAATTTCCATGTTTTCTCCCATTTCCAGGAATCTGATCTTTATTCCAGGGAGTAGTTCACCAGTTTTCAATTTGTGGAATGCTAGAAGCATCAAGGTAACAGGAGACTTGTTTCAGGATGATATCCTTATGTCTTTACTCCAAGTATAGTACaacaggaaaaatgtattttggatCGCTTCCCacttaatttccttttatttgctACTACATTCCCTCAATTCTCAcgatatttaaaatgttaaatgtaaatggaagAGATAATTCAGATAATCTGTCAGAACAGTCTTTACTTGCAACAGAGGAAACCAAATATAAAATACTGCATAGATTACATATAATTCCAGTTATCAGGAACAAGATGGACTGTAGCATTTGACACTgagattgtgtgtatgtgtgttgtaaaGAAAccacagaagagagggaaactAAACATTAACATTGTCCTTCATATTTGTTTACTGGAGGTCAGCATCACTTTAACATATaagtttaaatttaattgtatgagaaatgcagactgcagctgcagcgcACCCTATCTGGGTGAAACAAGCACAGTGGTGACTCCAGATGCAAGCAGAATTTCCATGGGAACACACAAATATAACCATTTGAGCAGAACTGCTGCTTAGTACATAAAGGCCCTCCCTGTCATTGCTTCTGGAGAGGGATTACTTAAACCTACAGGGAAGCGTTTGCCACTGCTACAACAAATCAGTCCACataaaaccaaattaaattatattcctCAGACTTGGAGCATGTTTGCTACATATTAGCACAAAAAGACTGAAGTCCCACACAAATACCCAGgcattttttcaaatgatttatttataacaacttaagggaggagaaaaagaaagacttCACTTTTCGCCCTGCTGCTGGTCTGGCATGCTTCTGATGATGTCGGAATCGCCTGCGGAATAAGAGACCGTGTCAACACAGCACGGCAAACGATCGCAACAGCAAAATTTTAAATTCCCTTTTCACTCGGTCGCGGGAAAAAATTCCATGACATTCTTTGCACCGACAAACTTGACTCAACAACCTAACGTACAGCACTCAAGTGACAATGTAACCAGCAAAGCAGGTGTGAAAACAGAAGAGGCAAAACAAGTCCGATCTGTGAGTTCTCGCGCTGGTGTCTTTATCTAGCGAACTTCTAGCCCTGCTTCGATCATTGACTGATCAAACAGGCGAGAATTATTCGCGAAAATGCACGTGCATAAAACCCCATTGAAGAGGAGCCGCAATGCAATGAAACTCACCAGGGTCAATGATGGCCAGGGTGCACACTCTGTAGTATCTACCACAGGCTGTGCCAAGCTCAATGTTATTCCCACTGTAATGGTGAACACCGGTCTTGGCCAGCATAGCGTAGTACTCAACTTCGGATTTCCTGAAAGGAAAGAAATGCTTTATTTACGGACAGCAGGCGTGcaacaatcaaatcaaatccgcaattattaattataaattaataaattaaatgatttatattcttaatgtattaatttaattttaaagtttttcCCAGTGGGAAGTTAGTCACAACACCACCATTGTTATTTGATAAAAGAATGTTCACAAAGCAAAGAAAGTTATGGTCACTAATCAAAAAGCATATCTTTACCTCAGATTAGGGCAGTTATTGGCCAGGATAATCAGCTTGGCTTTGCCCTGTCTGATCATCTTCAGTGCCTGCTTGTAGCCCAGCACGTATTTGCCGCTCTTCATCACCAGCTGGAGCCGGGAGTTGATCGACTCCAGCGACTTTTTCTGCGCAAATCAAAGGACATGAAATGTATCGGGCACACATCTTTCTTGAGACGCGTAGGGCCTAGTTGAATTTCTTTCCGGTATTTATTGATATAACGGTAAATAAAACTATGCCATACACTATATTTTGTGTTATAAGTGCAGCATATCATCGGTGCGAACAAGCTGCCCTTTGACAGATATGATATAAAACTGTGGGTTTCCAGGTGCCGGAACGAACGCGTTCGCACAACTTTTCCAGCCAACTTAGCTATCTAGCTAAGCAAACATTTGAGAAACTATCTGCGTAATTTCCGTTAATGCAGATAATGCTCCGGTCATGTACGCTGGACACGCATGACAATGTAGCAGgtgaaacatttaaacagaatcctTTCAAATTAGATACGTAACAGGACTTGGAGAACATCACAGCTATCCAGCTGTAACTGGCACTTGTGCTAGATAGCCCATGTCACCTCATGTATTTAGCAGTTAACTTAGAAGACGTAATGCATCATTCCACTGGGCAAAGTTCGTCAAGTTTACTGAAATCCACAACACAGTAATTTCCTGGGTGAAAAATTCAAACTGCTGGGAATGCCAGCAATAAAAACTCCACGTGAAGTTAATACCGTCAGCTGGCTAATGTTaaccaactagctagctacttccCATTCATCACACCGTccgcacagcacagc carries:
- the LOC135257635 gene encoding large ribosomal subunit protein eL30-like → MVAAKKTKKSLESINSRLQLVMKSGKYVLGYKQALKMIRQGKAKLIILANNCPNLRKSEVEYYAMLAKTGVHHYSGNNIELGTACGRYYRVCTLAIIDPGDSDIIRSMPDQQQGEK